The Streptomyces pratensis genomic interval GCAGGGCGATCTGCGCCTGGGCGACGAAGGACTCCAGGATGTGCCGGGTCATCGTCGTGTCGTACTCGCCGATCATCGGCGCCATCTTCTCCGGCTCCGTGTGCACCAGGTAGGGGCGGCCGGAGAGGTCGACGGTGACCTGGGCGAGCGACTCGTCCAGCGGGACGGTGCAGTTGCCGAAGCGGTAGATACCGACCTTGTCGCCGAGGGCCTGCTTGAAGGCGGCGCCGAGCGCGAGGGCGGTGTCCTCGATGGTGTGGTGCGAGTCGATGTGGAGGTCGCCCTCGGTCTTGACCGTGAGGTCGAAGAGCCCGTGGCGGCCGAGCTGGTCGAGCATGTGGTCGTAGAAACCGACCCCGGTCGCGACATCGACCTTGCCGGTGCCGTCGAGGTCGATCTCGACGAGCACGGAGGTCTCCTTGGTGGTCCGCTCCACCCTGCCTACGCGGCTCATGCGTCGTGCTCCTTCTTCAGTTCGCGCACCGCATCGAGGAACGCGTCGTTCTCTGCCGGGGTTCCCGCGGAGACCCGCAGCCACCCCGGTACGCCGTTGTCCCGGACCAGGACGCCCCGGTCGAGGATCTGCTGCCAGGCGGTACGGCTGTCGGCGAAGCGGCCGAACTGGACGAAGTTGGCGTCCGAGTCGGTGACGGCGAAGCCGAGCTCCCGCAGTCCGTCGACCAGCCGGTCGCGCTCGCTCTTGAGCTGCGCGACGTACCCGAGCAGGGTATCGGTGTGCTCCAGGGCGGCGAGCGCCGTGGCCTGCGTGATGGAGGACAGGTGGTAGGGCAGCCGCACCAGCTGGACCGCGTCGACGACGGCCGGGTCGGCGGCGAGGTAGCCCAGGCGCAGCCCCGCCGCGCCGAAGGCCTTGGACATGGTGCGCGAGAGCACGAGGTGACGGCGGCCCTCGGTCAGCGGCAGCAGCGAGGGGTGGTGGCTGAACTCGCCGTAGGCCTCGTCGACGACGACCATCGAGGGACCGGCGGCCTGGGCGGCGGCGTAGAGCTCCACGACGGTGTCCGCGTCCACGGCGGTGCCGGTCGGGTTGTTGGGCGAGGTGATGAAGACCACGTCGGGCCGGTGCTCGGCGATGGCCCTCTTCGCGGCCGCGACGTCGATGGTGAAGTCCTCGTTGCGCGGTCCGGAGATCCAGCCGGTGCCGGTGCCCCGGGAGATGAGGGCGTGCATCGAGTACGAGGGCTCGAAGCCGATCGCGGTGCGCCCGGGGCCTCCGAAGGTCTGAAGCAGCTGCTGGAGGATCTCGTTGGAACCGTTGGCCGCCCAGACGTTGGCGGCGGCGACCTCGTGTCCCGCGGTGCGGGTGAGGTAGCGGGCGAGCTCCGTGCGGAGCTCCACGGCGTCGCGGTCGGGGTAGCGGTTGAGGTCGCGGGCGGCTTCGCGGACCCGCTCGGCGATGCGGTCGACGAGCGCGTCGGGCAGCGGGTACGGGTTCTCGTTGGTGTTCAGCCGGACCGGTACGTCGAGCTGGGGCGCCCCGTACGGGGACTGGCCGCGCAGTTCGTCGCGGATCGGGAGCTCGTCCCAGGGGTTGCTGCTGTTCGTCACGCTTGCGGAACCTTCCAGCCGAACCTGGCCTTGAGTGCGGCGCCGTGGGCGGGGAGGTCCTCCGCCTCGGCCAGGGTCACGACGTGGTGGGTGACCTCGGCGAGCGCGTCGCGGGTGTAGTCGACGATGTGGATGCCGCGCAGGAAGGACTGCACGGACAGGCCCGAGGAGTGGCAGGCGCAGCCGCCGGTGGGCAGGACGTGGTTGGAGCCGGCGCAGTAGTCACCGAGGGAGACCGGCGACCAGGGGCCGACGAAGACGGCGCCGGCGTTGCGGACCCGGTCGGCGACGGCGGCGGCGTTCTCCGTCTGGATCTCCAGGTGCTCGGCCGCGTACGCGTCGACGACCTTGAGGCCGTCCTCCAGGTCGTTGACCAGCACGATCGCGGACTGGCGTCCGGCCAGTGCGGGCTCGATCCGGTCGGTGACGTGCTTGGTCGCCGCGATCTGCGGCGCCAGCTCGGCCTCGGTGGCGGCGGCCAGCTCCTCGGAGTCGGTGACGAGCACCGCGGCGGCCATCGGGTCGTGCTCCGCCTGGCTGATCAGGTCGGCGGCGACGTGCACCGGGTCGGCGCTCGCGTCGGCGAGGATCGCGATCTCGGTCGGTCCGGCCTCGGCGTCGATGCCCACGCGGCCCTTGAGGAGGCGCTTGGCGGCGGCGACGTAGATGTTGCCGGGGCCGGTGACGAGATTGACGGGCAGGCAGTCCTCGGTGCCGTACGCGAACATCGCGACGGCCTGGGAGCCGCCGGCGGCGTACACCTCGTCGACGCCGAGGAGGGCGCAGGCGGCCAGGATCGTGGGGTGCGGCAGTCCGCCGAACTCCTTCTGCGGCGGGGACGCGACGGCGATGCCCTCGACGCCCGCCTCCTGGGCGGGTACGACGTTCATGACGACGGACGAGGGGTAGACCGAGCGGCCGCCGGGGACGTACAGCCCGACGCGCTCGACCGGCACCCACTTCTCGGTGACCGTGCCGCCGGGGACGACCTGGGTGGTGTGCGTGGTGCGGCGCTGCTCACGGTGGACGAGGCGGGCGCGGCGGATCGACTCCTCCAGGGCGGCGCGCACGGCGGGATCGAGCGTCTCCAGGGCCCCTGTGATCGCACCGGCGGGGACCCGGATGGATTCCAGCCGCACCCCGTCGAACTTCTCCCCCCAGTCGATCACTGCCGCCGAGCCACGATGGCGTACGTCCTCGCAGATGGGCCGCACCGTCTCCAGGGCGGCTTCCACGTCGAACTCGGCACGGGGCAGCAGGTCGCGCAGGGCGCCGCCCTCGGGGAGGGCGGTGCCGCGCAGATCGATTCGAGAGATCACACCGCAATTCTCTCAGACCGTATCCGGGCTCCGGTCGTCCGTATCACTGGCTGATACATGTCCCGGCTGTCACTGCTGACCGTTAGCTTTCGCACGGTCACACAGAGGGAAGAACGACTGTACGAAGCGCGGGAAGGACCGCGCGGGCGGAGGTGAGGCAATGACCGAACCGCAGGACGGCGAGATCCCCGACGGGCTCAGCGCCGCGGAGCTGGGTATGTGGCAGTCCTTCCGAAACGGCACCACCTACGATCTGCGCTCCCACGACCCCGTGCGTGACGACCCCTTCGCCCCCCACGGCTGGGGGCCCGAGCGGAGCGTCGGCGCCAGGACGGTCGCCCGGCTGCTGCTCAGCGGTCCGGCGGCGCGGCCGGGCCGGGTGGCGGCCCTGAAGCTCAGGGGCGTCCGCATCACGGGGAAGCTGGATCTGGCGGGCGGGCGCGTCTCGCCCTACGTGGAGCTGACCGGCTGCCGCTTCGAGCAGGAGGTGGTGCTGCCCGAGTGCCATTTCACGACGTTGCGGATGGTGGGGTGCGCGGTGCCGAGGCTGGACGCGGCCCGGCTGCACACGGAGGGCGATCTGCATCTGCCCCGCTGCCGTGTCGAGCGCGGTATCCGGCTGACGGACGCCCAGATCGGCACGGACCTGCTGATCAACCAGATCCGGATCGGCCCCGACCGCCGTGGCCGCGCCTTCGTGGGCGACGGGATGTCGGTGGCTCAGGACCTCCAGGCCGAGATGATCGACACCCGGGGCGAGCTGAGCCTGCGCGGCGCGAAGGTCGGCGGTTCGCTGAGCCTGCGCGGCAGCCGGCTGCGCGCCACGGACGGGCGGCGGGCGCTGAACGCCCCGCAGCTGAGCGTGGAGCGCACGCTGTACATGACGGAGGCCTGGGTGAGCATCGACACGGGGAACCAGGGCACCACTCCCCCGTTCGGCGTGGCGCGGGGCGGTGGTCCGGTGCGCGGGACGCGTTCGCAGGCATTCGAGTGCAGGGGCGCTGTCAGGCTCGACGACGGGCGGTTCGGGGACGCGGTGGACCTGCACAAGGCACGGTTCGTGCTCGCCGACCGTGAGGAGCTGTCGCTGCGGCGGATCGTCACACCCGAGCTGCGTTTCAACGCGGAGCGCCCGAGGGAGGGCCGGGTCGTGCTCAACGGCGCGAAGGTCGTCACCCTGATCGATGTGTCGACCAGCTGGCCGGGTCCGGGCGGCCTGGCGATGAGCGGCTTCGTGTACGAGAACCTCGTCCCGTACGGCCACTTCCCGCTGTCCCGGCGCCTGGAATGGGTGCTGGCGGCAACCCCGGAGTACGTACCGGAGCCGTACGAACGCCTGGCGGCGGTGCTCCGCAGCTGCGGGGAGGACGCGGACGCCCGCGAGGTGCTGCTGGCCAAGCAGCGGCGCCGGCGGGAGACGTTGCCGCCCGCCGGAAGGATCTGGGGCTATCTGCAGGACTGGGCGGTCGCGTACGGCTACCGGCCGGGGCGCGCCCTCGTCTGGATGGCGGTGCTCTGGGCGGCGGGGGCGGTGGCCTTCTCGCACTACCGCCCGGAGTCGATCAAGGGGGACGAGCATCCCCAGTGGAATCCGGCGCTGTACGCCCTGGATCTGCTGGTGCCGGTGATCAATCTCGGGCAGGACGGCTACTGGCTCCTGGAGGGGGGCTGGCAGTGGACGGCGGCGGCTCTCGTCCTGCTGGGGTGGATACTGGCCACGACGGTGGCGGCGGGCGCCTCCCGGCTGCTGCGGCGCGGCTGACCGGAGGGCGGCGCCCAGCCCGGGTGCGGCCCGTCCGGCGCAGTGGTCGAAAGGCCGGTCGAGGCCCGGCAGGAGGGGTGGACATCGGCAACCGGAAGGTCGGGATCAAGCCGGATACAGGCGCTTCCTTTGCTCTTTCTTGACCTCGCCCAGGGCAACCCTTCCACTCGCTACAGAAGCTTCACAGTGGCCCTCTGGCGCCGCCCAGACCAGGGCTTTTCAATGGTCTGCACCATGGCTTTCCTCCGCGCACTGCTGAGTTCCGCGCGCGCGTTCCAGTACGGCCCCGGGCTGTCGGCCGGGCTGCCGGCGGACGACGCGGTGATGCTCGACGCCCCCGACGAACGCCTCTCCCCCGCGCTGGTGGCGGCCGCCCTGGGCGACTTCGAGCCCGCGGCCAAGCTCCTCGCCACCACCAGGGACGCCGCCGACTGGGAGACCCGAGACCGCACCCTGGCCCGGCTGGTCGCCTTCGCGCGCAGTCGCGACGACTGGCTCACCTGCTGGCTGGCAGCCGCCCCGCGAGACCCGGACGCCCTTCTCGTCAAAGCCGCGCTGGCGGTGCGCCGCGCGTGGGAGTCCCCCGCCCATGCCGAGCTGCTGCGCGAGGTGGGTCCCCTGATCACCGCTGCGGCCGAGGCCGATCCCCGTGACCCGGTCCCGTGGCGGCTGGCGCTCGACCACGCCCGTGGCACGCATGCCGCGCACACGGTCTTCGAGTCGCTGTGGGAGCAGGCCGTGCGCCGCGCTCCGCACCACTACGGCAGCCACGTCGCCGCTCTCCGGTACCTGTCGGCCGAGTGGTACGGCTCCCATCGCGAATGCTTCGACTTCGCCGAGCGGGCGGCCGAGGACGCCGCCGGGGACTCCCTGGTGCAGGCACTCCCCGTTCGAGCGGCCTTCGCCCTGCTGCGGGACGAGGAGGCGGCCGCGCGGGCCAACTCCGTGCAGGAGGACCGGGTCGACGCCGCCGCCGACCTCGCGATCAGGTTCTCGGCCGGATTCCCCGCCGGTGATCCGTGGGCGGCGGAGGTCCGCAACCTCCTCGCCTACGTCCTCGTCGCACGTGACCGGGCTGCCGAGGCACTGGAGCAGTTCCGGCTGATCGGGCCGTACGCGACCTCGTTCCCGTGGGCGTCCGTCACCGGGGAGGCGCTCGGGGGATTCCTCGACGCGCGGGCGGCCGTGCGGCTCCAGGTGGCCTCTGCGACACCCCTGTGCGGGAGGCCGGAACACGGCGGGCGCCGCGGCCATTAGGCTTGGCCGTTGTGACCACCGCTCGCCTGCCCCTCTTCCCGCTGAACGCGGTGCTGTTCCCCGGCCTCGTGCTGCCGCTCAACGTATTCGAGGAGCGTTATCGCGCCATGATGCGCGAGCTGCTCGAGATCGACGAGGACGAACCGCGCCGCTTCGTGGTGGTCGCGATCCGCGACGGCCGCGAGACCGCCCCGACGGCCACCGGGATGCCGGACACCGTGTCCGCCGCGCCTCCCGTGGAGCGCGCCCCGGGCGACGGCTTCGGACCCGATCCCCTCCAGACCTTTCACCGGGTGGGCTGCGTCGCGGAGGCGGCCAAGATCCGTGAGCGCGCCGACGGCAGCTACGAGGTCCTGGCGACCGGCACGACCCGGGTCCGGCTGCTGTCCGTCGACGCGAGCGGCCCGTTCCTGACTGCCGAGGTCGAGGAACTGCCCGAGGACCCGGGGGCCGCGGAGGGCGAGGACTCGCCCACGGACGAGGCCGGAGCCCTGGCGGAAGGTGTCCTGCGCGCCTTCCGCAGTTACCAGAAGCGGCTGGCGGGCGCGAGCGAGCGTTCGCTGACGACCGG includes:
- the hisB gene encoding imidazoleglycerol-phosphate dehydratase HisB, translated to MSRVGRVERTTKETSVLVEIDLDGTGKVDVATGVGFYDHMLDQLGRHGLFDLTVKTEGDLHIDSHHTIEDTALALGAAFKQALGDKVGIYRFGNCTVPLDESLAQVTVDLSGRPYLVHTEPEKMAPMIGEYDTTMTRHILESFVAQAQIALHVHVPYGRNAHHIVECQFKALARALRYASEHDPRAAGILPSTKGAL
- a CDS encoding histidinol-phosphate transaminase, encoding MTNSSNPWDELPIRDELRGQSPYGAPQLDVPVRLNTNENPYPLPDALVDRIAERVREAARDLNRYPDRDAVELRTELARYLTRTAGHEVAAANVWAANGSNEILQQLLQTFGGPGRTAIGFEPSYSMHALISRGTGTGWISGPRNEDFTIDVAAAKRAIAEHRPDVVFITSPNNPTGTAVDADTVVELYAAAQAAGPSMVVVDEAYGEFSHHPSLLPLTEGRRHLVLSRTMSKAFGAAGLRLGYLAADPAVVDAVQLVRLPYHLSSITQATALAALEHTDTLLGYVAQLKSERDRLVDGLRELGFAVTDSDANFVQFGRFADSRTAWQQILDRGVLVRDNGVPGWLRVSAGTPAENDAFLDAVRELKKEHDA
- the hisD gene encoding histidinol dehydrogenase — translated: MISRIDLRGTALPEGGALRDLLPRAEFDVEAALETVRPICEDVRHRGSAAVIDWGEKFDGVRLESIRVPAGAITGALETLDPAVRAALEESIRRARLVHREQRRTTHTTQVVPGGTVTEKWVPVERVGLYVPGGRSVYPSSVVMNVVPAQEAGVEGIAVASPPQKEFGGLPHPTILAACALLGVDEVYAAGGSQAVAMFAYGTEDCLPVNLVTGPGNIYVAAAKRLLKGRVGIDAEAGPTEIAILADASADPVHVAADLISQAEHDPMAAAVLVTDSEELAAATEAELAPQIAATKHVTDRIEPALAGRQSAIVLVNDLEDGLKVVDAYAAEHLEIQTENAAAVADRVRNAGAVFVGPWSPVSLGDYCAGSNHVLPTGGCACHSSGLSVQSFLRGIHIVDYTRDALAEVTHHVVTLAEAEDLPAHGAALKARFGWKVPQA
- a CDS encoding oxidoreductase gives rise to the protein MTEPQDGEIPDGLSAAELGMWQSFRNGTTYDLRSHDPVRDDPFAPHGWGPERSVGARTVARLLLSGPAARPGRVAALKLRGVRITGKLDLAGGRVSPYVELTGCRFEQEVVLPECHFTTLRMVGCAVPRLDAARLHTEGDLHLPRCRVERGIRLTDAQIGTDLLINQIRIGPDRRGRAFVGDGMSVAQDLQAEMIDTRGELSLRGAKVGGSLSLRGSRLRATDGRRALNAPQLSVERTLYMTEAWVSIDTGNQGTTPPFGVARGGGPVRGTRSQAFECRGAVRLDDGRFGDAVDLHKARFVLADREELSLRRIVTPELRFNAERPREGRVVLNGAKVVTLIDVSTSWPGPGGLAMSGFVYENLVPYGHFPLSRRLEWVLAATPEYVPEPYERLAAVLRSCGEDADAREVLLAKQRRRRETLPPAGRIWGYLQDWAVAYGYRPGRALVWMAVLWAAGAVAFSHYRPESIKGDEHPQWNPALYALDLLVPVINLGQDGYWLLEGGWQWTAAALVLLGWILATTVAAGASRLLRRG
- a CDS encoding LON peptidase substrate-binding domain-containing protein; translated protein: MTTARLPLFPLNAVLFPGLVLPLNVFEERYRAMMRELLEIDEDEPRRFVVVAIRDGRETAPTATGMPDTVSAAPPVERAPGDGFGPDPLQTFHRVGCVAEAAKIRERADGSYEVLATGTTRVRLLSVDASGPFLTAEVEELPEDPGAAEGEDSPTDEAGALAEGVLRAFRSYQKRLAGASERSLTTGADLPDDPSVVSYLVAAAAVLDVPSKQRLLQAPDTATRLREELALLRKETAVIRHLPSLPAIDLTRDPTYPN